Proteins found in one Miscanthus floridulus cultivar M001 chromosome 4, ASM1932011v1, whole genome shotgun sequence genomic segment:
- the LOC136552138 gene encoding uncharacterized protein — translation MSSGGVKDFYRQKKKGGVTKAASSSKKKTQQYTGGASVGAPDTAQTSALVSHGSWDLKDDFGDQEEQLRQFDMDMKFGPCIGVTRLQRWERASAMGLQPPAHLRDLLLHAPSTKNRSDGSPSVECLWEGKV, via the exons ATGTCGTCTGGTGGTGTGAAAGATTTTTACCGgcagaaaaagaaaggaggtGTGACCAAGGCAGCATCATCTTCGAAGAAGAAGACACAGCAGTACACTGGTGGGGCCTCTGTTGGCGCCCCAGATACTGCTCAGACATCAGCTCTAGTTTCTCATGGCTCCTGGGATCTCAAAG atgattttggtgatcaagaagagCAGCTGCGACAGTTTGACATGGACATGAAGTTTGGCCCATGCATTGGTGTTACTCGGCTTCAGCGCTGGGAGCGAGCCTCTGCCATGGGCCTCCAGCCACCAGCTCATCTCCGGGACCTCTTACTGCATGCGCCATCAACAAAGAATCGCAGTGACGGTAGTCCCTCTGTTGAGTGCCTTTGGGAGGGTAAAGTCTAG